The window CGAGGCTcgtaaacaaaaccaaaatgactttttaaaaacttttaaattTGCAGATTAGGCGgtgaaattaatattttacaaacCCAGTAATAGAAAGAACGTAATGTTATGACGTGTTTTGATGAGAATTAttttttccacaacattttTACGAGTTCTCGCCATGCAATAATACGTTCTTAAAATTCTaacaatctaatctaataacagcattttaaaatatgtattcCTTTGATCAAAAGCATATGGGATCATAACAgttcaaaagaaagaaattattATGCATACAACCGTGTAAATCTAATCCATGTGGTTTCATCGGTCTAAACTTTCTCAATAGCCCTGTCGTTTAATCATTTCAAAGTTAAAGAAACACTTATAGAAATATAActacttttcctttttgctttaaCAATTCCGAACAATCTCCTCTTAAAATTATAATAACATATATTCCACTAACATTAACTGAAATTACCACCGACCTCTTGTTGAAAATCAAGATAATATTAAATTATCTGCTAAAACAAAATAGTTTGTCAGGCAGATGGAGCACATTAAGatccttttttcccttcctgCTCACACTGATTCAGGTTggcctgacaaacacacacgggcCCTTGAGCAACAAGTCTATGTACATAATTCACTATTTATACCGAAACAACTCCTCTCACAACAAAATGAGGGCGTCTGTAGTTACCAAACTAACCTTGTCGCACGTTTCACACAGAACGTCCGCTCTCCTGGACGTAGGAAAACACCTGATACAACAATGCATGACAGTATCGACAGAGAATATGCCGGGGGTGAGGTGAATAAAACAGAAGTCGGCTACATGACTTACTCTCCTTTTCCATGTCTGATGTTGCTGAATTAGGCCGAGCAGCCTGCGCTGCAGCCTCAGCAGGTCTCCACAGCTCCAATAGAGCAGCTCCTGCAGGTGGATCCAAGGTAAAGGTGAACGTCGCTCATTAATCATGGCGCTTTTGGCGTTTTTTGCCCTTTTATGGTAAGATGGACTCGCAGGCTGCACACCAGGaatcaaaacagcaaaagaacCAGGAAACCCCCCCTTTTTTGTTGTTAGTTTTGGATATTTGACGGAGGATAGAGGCCACCTTGAACcttaaatatgaaataacactaaacaaaaaaaacgcaGTTTTTAGTACAGTTTAGACACACTTGTATGGATTGATATTAATACACATTATTCCACTTATAATCTACGTTGATTTTAAAGACAATATTATAGTTATTCGCTTCAAATTCAATATCcttaaagagcatttttacaAATCAGGCGTAAATATAACACATGTTAAAATAATAGCTCTCGATAAATCAAAGTTGTGTAGCTGACTGCGTGACATGCAGTGCTGCAAGTTTTCACTGCTCATCGTGTCATCAGGTGCGGACGATGACACCTCCGTGTGACTTGGGGAACTGAGGAGTTAACGCTGACAGGGCCAGTGGGGCCCCATCCTTGTCGATAGCCTAACCTCGATGTTTTAATCAATAGAGCTTCTTTTTTGTCCCCTCAATGAGCCGAGAGCTCGATAAGGTTGTCATCACAAATGACGCTGACGTCCGCGCTCTCATCTCCTCCGTGGATAAACATGCCTTTATAATGCCAATAACTCTTCACCCCAGGGACGGGAGCGCGCACGGCCGCATACATTTAGAGACTCTGCGCTGCGTAAAAGCGACACGTGCGGCTTCTCAAACGATGGGAAAATGGACGGagctttcctttcctgtctgtAGAGCTTGAAATAAAGGTCTGACGGCGGATTTGCGTGGAAGATTTGCTTTAAAATCCTCTGAGAAATCTAATTCTGTCTCTCCCAATACTTCCCCTCAGCAATGACACAATGGCATAGTTGAGATAAACGCACTTTAATACACATGATTGACCCGTAAACGTCTCTCtggacaaaacattttgtatgTGCTCCACTGGATTAAATAGATAACAGATAAAAGCCTGGAACATACATGGCCACACACGACCGGTTCCCCAACTGATAAAACTCAGCGCCCCGCTAATAATACATGAAAGCATTACGCATCATGCAAATCTCACACAATAGACATTCAGACAGTCgcgacacacaaacacacaggcctcAAACACAGAGGTGACAGTGATTAAGGATTAAGGAGGTACGATAACAATGCACTCTATAACGATTAATAAACGAGGTCGTCTCGTTGATTGTGTGATGCCTAATTGACGACATCCAGTGCAAGCCGCCTGGCCGTGGCCATGACGCGCAACTTTGGCATTATTTGaggtatttgtttgtgtgtgcagctttgtgaCTTTACATTGGCACATTCTGCAGCACTGGTCAGGAGCAGGTGTAAGGAAGGTACTGGATTACTTTTGCACCATCATAGTCGTGGCGTGTTTGATGTCAAATTTCAAAAGAAAGTGGACACATTTTAAACCATGGCCTACATTTGTTTGGACAGCAATTTCATCGTTCTtctgaacacaaaacacaatataaaacatatctATGACTCAGAAATGGTCCACGTTATTGTCCAAAGACCCAAATAGTGCATTAACTCATCCTAAATGTCCACATATGTCATCCATTAACCGGGACTTTGGCTTTGATACACTGGGTATGAGCTGTGATATATACAGGCCGCCTGTGGCCCAAAAGAGGTAAAGAGGCAGTAGGTTTTTAGTTGGAGGAGTAAGGATCAGCCCCCGTGGACGACACCGTGGAGGATGTGGGAGATGGAGTAGAGGGAGCTGAGATAGACTTCTCTGACTCTGCATCGTCCATTTTCTCTTGAATCCTCTCTCCCCGGTCTGAGGATGCAGCTTTGGCCGGCAGCAgcccttctttctccctcttcttctgcttcatccTCCGGTTCTGGAACCAAATTTTCACCTGAGTCTCATTCAGCTGCAGCGCGGCTGCGATCTCCACGCGCCGCGCACGGGTCAGGTACTTGTTGAAGTGGAACTCCTTTTCCAGCTCCGTCAGCTGCTTGGTGGTGAAGTTGGTCCGGACCGTGTTCGGCTGACCCCCGAAACCGTACTCCCCAGACCTGCCTGCAAACGGAGAAACAAATCACCGTAAAGTTGTGGAGCAGAGTTAACCTGCATGTTCTCTTCTCACAACACGCAGTTATTAGACAACTGCTTGTGCCTGGGAGCAACTTTTACGCAGCCAGAGGCAACTTTTACGCAGCAGTCAATTAATGGCAGCTACTTTGAAACATGCTGTAATACATGTGTCATATGTTTAAAATAACGCTAAAACATAGCATCTGCTACAACATTATTCAGTCTTATAGAACAGCATAAATATGGAAATGAAACAATCAAGCAGCTTCTCAACTTCGCTTTCAATGTGGTTACTTCTCACACAGGAATGGTCTGCCAACATTGACATCACTTCAGTTTAAAGAGTTTGCATCACTTATAAGCTGCTGATTGCAGATAGAACACTCTGTGCCACTGCTACAGCCACAACTTGGCACCCACCTGTTTTTGGTGGGTTCCTCTTTACTTTCATCCAGTCGAAGGTCTGTGCAGAAGACGCGCCCTCAGACAGAGGTGAGCAGCAAGCCTCCAGGTGAGCTGCGTGCAGTGGTGACAGTGGGTTTGAGCACCCAGGAAAGGGTGCTGCTTGGTCGTGCCCGCCGCCATAGGCGGCGTGGGCATACTGTAACTGGCCCAGGGGGGCGGCGCTGTAACCCTGGCGATGCTGAGAGACCATTGTGGAGGAAACATTACCCGAGTACATCAGCGGGCCGCACTGGGCGAATCCCGCTGTGGAATCTACTTCCTGGTTCAGCGCGTAATGGTTATACGTAGAACAGAAACTTTGGGGTCCATAGCTGGAGCTGCAGGCCGGATGGGCCCCGTAGGCGAGACCCAGCGAGCTCGCAGTAGACTGGTATGACCCCGTCTGATGAGGGATGCCGTCAGGGGAACCCCTGCTGGCCATGAAGCGGTCATCCGCCCCGCAGTTATTGACAGTAACCGCGCAGGACTGGAAAGTTGTAATCCCGTGGTCCGAGTGGAAAGCCCTGACAGAGCATGAGCCACCTTCACCGCTCATCACCGAGTAGTCTAAGAAGCTGCTCATTGTAGCATTGTTCTACCAGGGCCGAGGGACCGTCCGCTCTACAGACACCCTCtgatctcttcctctctcccctcttacCCTGAGTGACCGTGCCAACCTTTACCTATACTCTGTCCTTAtcagtggagggaggggggcgcACTGGCCGATATCAATGAACGGGTGCTGTCACGTGGGCCCGGGTCAGCCAGTGAGGTACTTGTCCTTATCCCCTTAGCCGGTGACAGATTGGTGTTTGAGTGGCTATTTAAATTCCAGGCGCTCGTCGATCAAGGTGACGCGCGTCGCCACTAATGTATTGGCCGAGCAAACAATGAGCTGGGAGGCAGACGGCGGCGGACAGCTCCGGGCTCGCATGAAGAGCGGGGAGCCGCAAGCACATCGTCTTCTAACCCCAGCTGTGCGCTCTCGCTCCTGGGAAAGATGAACGGTTTACCCTCTGCAACCCCTCCAC of the Chelmon rostratus isolate fCheRos1 chromosome 16, fCheRos1.pri, whole genome shotgun sequence genome contains:
- the hoxa1a gene encoding homeobox protein Hox-A1a, translating into MSSFLDYSVMSGEGGSCSVRAFHSDHGITTFQSCAVTVNNCGADDRFMASRGSPDGIPHQTGSYQSTASSLGLAYGAHPACSSSYGPQSFCSTYNHYALNQEVDSTAGFAQCGPLMYSGNVSSTMVSQHRQGYSAAPLGQLQYAHAAYGGGHDQAAPFPGCSNPLSPLHAAHLEACCSPLSEGASSAQTFDWMKVKRNPPKTGRSGEYGFGGQPNTVRTNFTTKQLTELEKEFHFNKYLTRARRVEIAAALQLNETQVKIWFQNRRMKQKKREKEGLLPAKAASSDRGERIQEKMDDAESEKSISAPSTPSPTSSTVSSTGADPYSSN